Proteins from a genomic interval of Caulobacter sp. NIBR1757:
- a CDS encoding bifunctional 3-(3-hydroxy-phenyl)propionate/3-hydroxycinnamic acid hydroxylase produces the protein MEAEVLIVGLGPVGAVLAGLLGQRGVRVIVVEKETDPYPLPRAVHFDHEIMRLFQQLGVAEQVLAHVRDVPDYEFRNAAGEVLMMLPPARETPSGWGGGYMFHQPGLEAVLRERLTALPSVEVRIGVRLDGFSQGSDGVVAEVVGADGAETIRARYLVGCDGASSPVREAIGGGLFDYQFDEPWLVVDVRAGEDCTTPRRNIQLCDPARPTTCVLSGPGRHRWEFMLLPGEDPEAMRTDAAVRALLAPWNCGPVEIERRAVYRFHGLVANRWRDGRALIAGDAAHQTPPFAGQGMCAGVRDAANLAWKLAAVLRGEAGEALLDTYQAEREPHVRAAIELAIGMGRVVCLLDPAAAAQRDAGMLAARESGAPPLPPLAPRPFAEGCILPGAAAAGTMFPQPRADEARLDDVIGDGPWLLSRDTLDDPALAPFRAPLEGWLDRHGVEAVLVRPDRYIFGTGEAAALLAAWTRVTRPAMEAA, from the coding sequence ATGGAGGCGGAGGTTCTGATCGTCGGCCTGGGGCCGGTGGGCGCAGTGCTGGCCGGGCTGCTCGGCCAGCGGGGCGTGCGGGTGATCGTTGTCGAGAAGGAGACGGACCCCTATCCCCTGCCCCGCGCCGTGCATTTCGATCATGAGATCATGCGGCTGTTCCAGCAGCTGGGCGTCGCCGAGCAGGTGCTGGCCCATGTCCGCGACGTCCCGGACTACGAGTTCCGCAACGCCGCCGGCGAGGTGCTGATGATGCTGCCCCCGGCCCGCGAGACGCCCTCGGGCTGGGGCGGCGGCTACATGTTCCACCAGCCCGGGCTGGAGGCGGTGCTGCGCGAGCGACTGACCGCCCTGCCCTCCGTCGAGGTGCGCATCGGCGTGCGGCTCGACGGGTTCTCGCAGGGGTCGGATGGCGTGGTCGCGGAGGTCGTCGGCGCCGACGGCGCGGAGACGATCCGCGCCCGCTATCTGGTCGGCTGCGACGGCGCCTCGAGCCCGGTGCGGGAGGCGATCGGCGGCGGGCTGTTCGACTATCAGTTCGACGAGCCCTGGCTGGTCGTCGATGTGCGGGCCGGCGAGGATTGCACGACGCCGCGGCGCAATATCCAGCTCTGCGATCCGGCCCGGCCGACCACCTGCGTGCTGAGCGGCCCGGGGCGGCATCGCTGGGAATTCATGCTGCTGCCCGGCGAGGATCCGGAAGCCATGCGGACCGACGCGGCGGTGCGGGCCCTGCTGGCGCCCTGGAACTGCGGGCCGGTCGAGATCGAGCGGCGGGCCGTCTATCGCTTCCATGGCCTGGTGGCCAATCGCTGGCGCGACGGCCGGGCGCTGATCGCCGGCGACGCCGCCCACCAGACGCCGCCCTTCGCCGGCCAGGGGATGTGCGCCGGGGTGCGCGACGCCGCCAACCTGGCCTGGAAGCTGGCCGCCGTGCTGAGGGGCGAGGCGGGCGAGGCCCTGCTCGATACCTACCAGGCCGAGCGCGAGCCGCATGTGCGGGCCGCCATCGAGCTGGCCATCGGCATGGGCCGGGTGGTCTGCCTGCTGGACCCCGCCGCCGCCGCCCAGCGGGACGCCGGCATGCTGGCCGCCAGGGAGTCGGGCGCACCGCCCCTGCCGCCGCTGGCCCCCCGCCCCTTCGCCGAGGGCTGCATCCTGCCCGGCGCGGCGGCGGCAGGGACGATGTTCCCGCAGCCCCGGGCCGACGAGGCGCGGCTGGACGACGTCATCGGCGATGGCCCCTGGCTGCTGTCCCGCGACACCCTCGATGACCCGGCCCTGGCCCCGTTCCGCGCGCCACTGGAGGGGTGGCTGGACCGGCACGGGGTGGAGGCGGTGCTGGTCCGCCCGGACCGCTACATCTTCGGGACCGGCGAGGCCGCGGCCTTGCTGGCGGCATGGACCCGGGTCACCCGGCCGGCCATGGAGGCGGCATGA
- a CDS encoding TetR/AcrR family transcriptional regulator has protein sequence MSIDRSNPRAMRTRAALIGAGRRLYRERPVDAVTVDDIVQAAAVGKGSFYNHFADREALVRAISSEIRASVETAVTLANEGVSDPARRMARAVCGYLRFGLDQAESAGVLVRIHSGHTSLSAPLNKGLVEDIENGLAAGRFTVATVEAGLLFVMGVTQLALVRVVQEPTPAFAVSLSQQMCALILRGLGLGGAEADLIAAQASDEIVRKGAAPAPPGETAH, from the coding sequence ATGAGCATCGACAGATCCAATCCCCGCGCCATGCGGACGCGGGCGGCGCTCATCGGCGCCGGCCGGCGGCTGTACCGGGAGCGACCCGTCGATGCGGTGACGGTGGACGACATCGTCCAGGCGGCCGCCGTCGGCAAGGGCAGCTTCTACAACCACTTCGCCGACCGCGAGGCGCTGGTCCGGGCGATCAGTTCGGAGATCCGCGCCAGCGTCGAGACCGCGGTCACCCTGGCCAACGAAGGGGTCAGCGATCCGGCCAGGCGGATGGCCCGGGCGGTCTGCGGCTATCTGCGGTTCGGCCTGGATCAAGCCGAGTCGGCCGGGGTGCTGGTTCGCATCCACAGCGGCCACACCTCGCTGTCGGCGCCGCTCAACAAGGGCCTGGTCGAGGACATCGAAAACGGCCTGGCCGCCGGCCGCTTCACGGTCGCCACCGTCGAGGCCGGGCTACTGTTCGTCATGGGGGTCACCCAGCTGGCCCTGGTGCGGGTGGTGCAGGAGCCGACCCCGGCGTTCGCCGTCTCGCTGTCGCAGCAGATGTGCGCCCTGATCCTGCGGGGGCTGGGTCTCGGCGGCGCCGAGGCCGACCTGATCGCCGCCCAGGCCAGCGACGAGATCGTCCGCAAGGGCGCCGCGCCGGCGCCGCCCGGCGAGACGGCGCACTAG